A genome region from Bombilactobacillus bombi includes the following:
- a CDS encoding NAD(P)H-dependent oxidoreductase, which translates to MSVNNILIIYCHPYTGSFNHAELEAVIHNLQQHHQNFTVIDLYADGFIPFYDQEELRLFHTGQTHDPLVTKYLHLLQATQGIIFISPIWWNSIPGMLKGFIDKVMKEGPGLSHTVSQTGIHGELTNIKKAYVLTTSTSPTLYFRCLMGNGIQKIFIRKTLRQLGIKHGQWQNFGGISSSTNSKRQNYLEHLSQQNFNF; encoded by the coding sequence ATGTCAGTCAATAATATCTTAATCATCTATTGTCATCCCTACACTGGGAGTTTTAATCATGCTGAATTAGAAGCTGTAATTCACAATTTGCAACAGCATCACCAAAATTTTACAGTGATAGATTTATATGCAGATGGATTTATACCATTTTACGACCAAGAAGAATTGCGGCTCTTTCATACTGGCCAAACTCATGATCCTTTAGTCACAAAATATCTTCATTTATTACAGGCAACCCAAGGAATTATATTTATCAGTCCGATTTGGTGGAATAGTATACCTGGCATGCTTAAAGGTTTTATTGACAAAGTAATGAAAGAAGGACCAGGATTGTCGCATACGGTTTCTCAAACTGGTATTCATGGAGAATTAACTAATATCAAAAAAGCCTATGTTTTGACTACTTCCACGTCACCAACTTTATATTTTCGCTGTTTAATGGGTAATGGAATTCAAAAAATATTTATTCGAAAGACATTAAGACAATTAGGTATTAAACATGGTCAGTGGCAAAATTTTGGCGGTATTTCTAGTTCAACTAACAGTAAGCGGCAAAATTATTTAGAGCACTTATCACAACAAAATTTTAATTTCTAA
- a CDS encoding aminotransferase class I/II-fold pyridoxal phosphate-dependent enzyme, translated as MPDLPADLAQITQTRIKNIKPSGIRAFSQKVENIPGIVKLTLGEPDLNTPDHVKQAAVQSILNNDSHYSAQTGTLKLRQAVSHYLQRTEGLDYNPQNEIVVTVGATEALAATMLALFQPGDEIIVPTPSYALYFPLIQYTQAQLVAINTAHSDFVLTPEDLETTLKQHPQAKAILLNYPTNPTGREYSQTDLQQLSEIIKEHHLYVISDEIYSEFTYDQPHVSIARYLPERTLLINGVSKSHAMTGYRIGYVVGPKDLIGLITKMHAFMVTAPSNPAQAAAAEALENGAADPIAARKIYQQRRDYIMTALKQMGLETITSEGAFYIFVKIPSVYGTDDEAFALDLAQKAKVGGTPGSAFGPGGAGYVRFSYAASDKDLQTAMNRIQKFLKTEVKG; from the coding sequence ATGCCAGACTTACCCGCGGATTTAGCACAAATCACGCAAACGCGAATTAAAAATATTAAACCTTCAGGCATTAGAGCTTTTTCACAAAAAGTAGAAAATATTCCTGGAATTGTCAAGCTGACTTTGGGAGAACCTGATTTAAACACACCAGATCATGTGAAACAAGCAGCAGTGCAGAGTATTTTGAATAATGATTCTCACTATTCAGCACAAACAGGTACTTTAAAGTTGCGGCAAGCTGTTAGCCATTATTTGCAACGCACAGAAGGCTTAGATTATAATCCTCAAAATGAAATTGTTGTCACTGTAGGAGCGACAGAAGCTTTAGCAGCTACAATGTTGGCACTATTTCAGCCAGGGGATGAAATTATCGTACCTACACCATCTTATGCACTTTATTTTCCTCTAATTCAATATACACAAGCGCAGTTAGTTGCTATTAATACAGCGCATAGTGATTTTGTTTTAACTCCTGAAGATTTAGAAACTACCTTAAAACAGCATCCTCAAGCTAAAGCCATTTTATTAAATTATCCAACTAATCCTACTGGACGTGAGTACTCACAAACAGATTTACAACAATTATCTGAAATTATTAAAGAACATCACTTATATGTCATTTCTGATGAAATTTATAGTGAATTTACTTATGATCAACCTCATGTTTCAATTGCCCGCTATTTACCAGAACGAACGTTATTAATTAATGGAGTTTCTAAATCGCATGCAATGACGGGTTACCGGATAGGTTATGTTGTGGGTCCCAAAGATTTAATTGGCTTAATTACAAAAATGCATGCTTTTATGGTAACAGCTCCATCAAATCCAGCACAAGCTGCTGCAGCGGAGGCTTTAGAAAATGGTGCTGCTGATCCAATAGCAGCTAGAAAGATTTATCAGCAACGTCGAGATTATATTATGACAGCTTTAAAGCAGATGGGATTGGAAACTATCACAAGTGAAGGTGCCTTTTATATTTTTGTGAAGATTCCATCGGTTTATGGTACAGATGACGAAGCATTTGCTTTAGATTTAGCACAAAAGGCTAAAGTGGGAGGTACACCAGGTAGTGCTTTTGGTCCCGGAGGTGCAGGCTACGTACGCTTTTCTTACGCTGCGAGCGATAAAGATTTACAAACAGCAATGAATCGTATACAAAAATTTTTAAAAACAGAGGTCAAAGGTTAA
- a CDS encoding PTS sugar transporter subunit IIC, with the protein MQKNGKEILMNTLNGLSTGIIVALVPGALLNNLIKALLPKFPNLAIILTMTSLAAMMLPVASAACVGMIGKLSPIQTASLALAAVCGAGNFHFTKQGFNAAGSGDVINIAVTIMIGYLLIELLGTKFKAYTVLLLPTLVLIVAGGLGILTLKPVQQITTFIGMIIAHLTNLQPILTGALMGIAFALLIVSPISSVGIATAVGIHGIAAGSANLGITAASFALAIYGWKANSIGTSLAHFLGSPKMQMANLMTRPRLLLPIIINAAIMGGVGALFKIGGTPTSAGFGFSGLIGPLAALNSWQSNSIGQIIEVTILFCVLPILLGFASNYLFNNRLNYFSVQDFALNYE; encoded by the coding sequence ATGCAAAAAAATGGCAAAGAAATACTGATGAACACTTTAAACGGTCTATCAACTGGAATTATCGTTGCTTTAGTTCCAGGTGCTTTACTTAATAACTTAATCAAGGCTTTATTGCCCAAATTTCCTAATCTAGCAATCATTTTAACAATGACTAGCTTAGCGGCTATGATGTTACCTGTGGCTAGTGCTGCTTGTGTCGGAATGATTGGCAAATTATCACCTATTCAAACAGCTTCATTAGCCTTGGCTGCTGTATGTGGTGCTGGTAATTTTCATTTTACTAAACAAGGCTTTAATGCAGCTGGTTCTGGTGATGTAATTAATATCGCTGTTACAATTATGATTGGCTACTTATTAATTGAATTGTTGGGCACTAAATTCAAAGCTTATACCGTCTTATTATTGCCTACTTTAGTTTTAATTGTGGCTGGTGGTCTAGGCATTTTGACTCTCAAGCCTGTCCAGCAAATTACTACCTTTATTGGTATGATTATTGCGCACTTAACTAATTTACAACCTATTTTAACTGGTGCTTTGATGGGAATTGCTTTTGCTTTATTAATTGTTTCTCCGATTTCTTCTGTTGGAATTGCCACAGCAGTAGGTATTCACGGTATTGCCGCAGGATCGGCCAACTTAGGGATTACCGCTGCTAGCTTTGCTTTAGCTATTTATGGCTGGAAAGCTAATTCTATCGGAACTTCACTTGCCCATTTTCTAGGTTCTCCCAAGATGCAAATGGCCAATCTTATGACTCGCCCACGTCTATTACTACCTATTATAATTAATGCGGCAATTATGGGAGGTGTCGGTGCTTTATTTAAGATAGGCGGCACTCCTACTAGTGCTGGTTTTGGATTTTCAGGATTAATTGGTCCTCTAGCTGCTCTTAATAGTTGGCAATCTAATTCCATCGGTCAAATAATCGAAGTTACTATTCTGTTCTGTGTGTTACCGATTCTGTTAGGATTCGCTAGTAATTATTTATTTAATAATAGATTAAATTATTTTTCAGTCCAAGATTTTGCTCTCAATTACGAATAA
- the dapB gene encoding 4-hydroxy-tetrahydrodipicolinate reductase, with the protein MMKKVIIAGITGSMGQQAAQLVMKQSDCQLVAALAPHAQKLTNLPADVQIFEKLADVDIAADIWIDFTTPQAVFENTKYALEHQIRPIIGTSGLKDSQIEQLQALANKQHIGGLIAPNFGLSAVLLMKFAQEAAKYFPDAEVIEMHHQDKIDAPSATAIKTAQLIAQSRLKQPLTKDNSNEVAARGTDYQGVKVHSVRLPGYLAHEQVLFGGPGEALTIRQDSFDRSSFMQGVQVALDRVLDLSELVVGLEKIL; encoded by the coding sequence ATTATGAAAAAAGTGATAATTGCAGGTATTACAGGTTCTATGGGACAACAAGCAGCACAGTTAGTCATGAAGCAATCTGATTGCCAATTAGTAGCCGCTTTAGCGCCTCATGCCCAAAAATTAACAAATTTACCAGCAGATGTACAAATTTTTGAAAAATTAGCTGACGTTGATATTGCTGCTGATATTTGGATTGACTTTACAACTCCGCAAGCAGTATTTGAAAACACTAAATACGCCTTGGAGCATCAAATTCGTCCCATTATTGGTACTAGTGGATTAAAAGATTCTCAAATTGAACAACTTCAAGCTTTAGCGAATAAACAGCATATTGGCGGCCTTATTGCTCCTAACTTCGGCTTATCAGCAGTCTTATTGATGAAGTTTGCTCAAGAAGCGGCTAAATATTTTCCAGATGCTGAGGTGATTGAAATGCATCATCAAGATAAAATTGATGCTCCATCAGCAACAGCCATTAAAACAGCACAACTCATAGCTCAAAGTCGCTTAAAACAGCCTTTAACAAAAGATAACTCGAATGAAGTAGCTGCTCGAGGGACTGATTATCAAGGGGTTAAGGTCCATTCGGTGCGTTTGCCCGGTTATTTAGCTCATGAACAAGTGCTCTTTGGTGGACCTGGAGAAGCTTTAACAATCAGACAAGATTCTTTTGATCGATCTTCATTTATGCAAGGAGTTCAAGTAGCTTTAGATCGGGTATTAGACTTATCTGAATTAGTAGTTGGATTAGAAAAAATATTATAA
- a CDS encoding TetR/AcrR family transcriptional regulator yields MNSNNTKEKIIHLTITEISNNSWENFSLRQVLRKLGLTTGAFYKHFESKDDLFKIISIEISQNIYQTILPTVRQQNSPQEQLLQLGKQLLFYFEKQPNLINFLFFNPSINSLYQATNPEQEHFQLYNLTVTIINNLLPQKTPAQRQEFLIKIWSFIQGYGFLIKNKVVAFNPELLKQTLNQLLGE; encoded by the coding sequence ATGAATTCTAATAATACTAAAGAAAAAATAATTCACTTAACAATTACAGAAATAAGTAATAATTCATGGGAAAATTTTTCATTACGGCAAGTGTTGCGAAAATTAGGTTTAACTACCGGCGCTTTTTATAAGCATTTTGAAAGTAAAGATGATTTATTTAAAATAATTAGTATTGAAATTTCCCAAAATATTTATCAAACTATTTTGCCCACTGTTAGGCAACAAAATAGCCCACAAGAACAATTACTACAACTCGGAAAGCAATTATTATTTTATTTTGAAAAACAGCCCAATTTGATTAATTTTTTATTTTTCAATCCTAGCATTAATTCCCTTTATCAAGCGACAAATCCAGAACAGGAGCATTTTCAACTATACAATTTAACTGTTACTATTATTAACAATCTTTTGCCGCAAAAAACACCGGCACAACGTCAAGAATTTTTGATCAAGATTTGGTCTTTTATACAGGGTTATGGTTTTTTAATCAAGAATAAAGTGGTAGCTTTTAATCCAGAATTACTTAAACAGACTTTAAATCAACTCTTAGGAGAATAA
- a CDS encoding MgtC/SapB family protein encodes MFYQLSLSQIIVRLILTIICSGAIGYNRAQKNQPAGFRTHILVGLGACIIALMQINIGYHTLHHALEYHQYMRIFQIDSSRLVAQVVSGIGFLGAGAILVRNDSVHGLNTAASVWIVSGVGLNIGMGFYEIGICGTIAVLVVLTLFQHLFAFPSSKTLQLTYQQKDTTRTFIEHYFNNQQIAIKDIDYNLDNNANAAQVCSSTYILEIPEQLSVIQIIDDLAANPNILSIKTINQKNIAH; translated from the coding sequence ATGTTTTATCAATTATCATTATCGCAAATTATTGTTCGACTAATTTTAACAATTATCTGTTCAGGTGCCATTGGTTATAACCGCGCCCAAAAAAATCAGCCTGCAGGATTTCGGACCCATATTCTCGTGGGCTTAGGTGCTTGCATTATTGCTCTGATGCAAATAAATATTGGCTATCATACTTTACATCATGCTTTGGAATATCATCAATACATGCGCATCTTTCAAATCGATAGTTCGCGATTAGTAGCACAAGTTGTAAGCGGAATTGGTTTTTTAGGAGCGGGGGCTATTTTGGTTCGGAACGATTCTGTTCACGGATTAAATACTGCTGCCAGTGTTTGGATAGTCTCTGGAGTAGGTTTAAATATTGGTATGGGTTTTTATGAAATTGGAATTTGTGGCACAATTGCAGTGTTAGTAGTATTAACCCTTTTTCAACACTTATTTGCTTTTCCTTCTAGTAAAACTCTCCAACTAACTTATCAACAAAAAGATACTACTCGAACATTTATTGAACATTACTTCAATAATCAACAAATTGCAATTAAAGATATTGATTATAATCTTGATAACAACGCTAATGCTGCCCAAGTTTGTAGTAGTACTTATATCTTAGAAATTCCTGAACAATTAAGCGTTATTCAAATTATTGACGATTTAGCTGCTAATCCCAATATACTTTCTATTAAGACGATTAATCAAAAAAACATCGCTCATTAA
- a CDS encoding C69 family dipeptidase: MHPVKRSSCTSILIGSKATIDGSIIIGRNEDAGPSVPKHFVVYPHQENLENPYFKSKVNNFQMKLPNTRYKYTATPEWTDKEGVFAEDGFNELGVAMSATESVYTNSLALGADPLVPDGIGEEAMITCVLPYIKTARHGVEYLGGLVEKYGTYESNGILFADQKEAWYMEIVCGHQWVAQRIPDDCYAVVANQVAIQEVDFEDNYNFMFKDDLKEFVLEHHLNPEPDHFNFRLIFGTHSEADEHYNTPRVWWGQQRFSGVTTESATSEELDFVKKPQHLLSIEDAKEYLASHFEKTPYDPLSNSPHAHDFRPISLAKTQESHLLQIRPNLPVDVACIHWLAMGVTAQSVYVPFYLGINQTPLFYQKGKLPYDSESAYWLYKLAGILIDGHYHEFGQLLRDTQKKITAYLANQVQEIDNTAREYSASDKLDDFLTQRSLANAEYAANEYRKMIAKIITESTDFSPLNFQTDLNL; encoded by the coding sequence GTGCATCCTGTAAAGAGAAGTTCTTGTACTAGTATTTTAATTGGAAGTAAAGCAACCATTGATGGTTCTATTATTATTGGCCGCAATGAAGATGCTGGTCCGTCTGTGCCAAAGCATTTTGTGGTTTATCCTCATCAAGAAAATTTAGAAAATCCCTACTTTAAATCGAAGGTAAATAATTTTCAAATGAAACTACCCAACACACGGTATAAATATACCGCAACTCCAGAATGGACAGATAAGGAAGGGGTCTTTGCTGAAGATGGTTTTAACGAATTAGGTGTAGCTATGAGTGCTACTGAGAGTGTTTATACTAACTCGTTAGCTTTAGGTGCTGATCCTTTAGTTCCTGATGGCATAGGCGAAGAAGCGATGATTACTTGTGTTTTGCCATATATTAAAACAGCACGCCACGGAGTGGAATATTTAGGCGGTTTAGTTGAAAAATATGGTACATATGAGTCTAATGGTATTTTATTTGCTGATCAAAAAGAAGCTTGGTATATGGAAATAGTGTGTGGTCATCAATGGGTTGCCCAAAGAATCCCGGATGATTGTTATGCCGTTGTTGCTAACCAAGTCGCTATTCAAGAAGTAGATTTTGAAGATAATTATAACTTTATGTTTAAAGATGACTTAAAAGAATTTGTTTTGGAGCATCATTTAAATCCTGAACCAGATCATTTTAATTTTCGGTTAATTTTTGGAACGCATAGTGAAGCAGATGAACACTATAATACGCCACGAGTGTGGTGGGGCCAACAGCGTTTTTCTGGTGTAACAACCGAATCAGCAACTAGTGAGGAATTAGATTTTGTCAAAAAGCCCCAACATCTATTAAGTATTGAAGATGCTAAAGAATATTTAGCTTCTCACTTCGAAAAAACACCTTATGATCCACTATCTAATAGTCCGCATGCGCATGATTTTCGTCCGATTAGTCTAGCTAAAACCCAAGAATCACATTTATTACAAATTCGGCCTAATTTACCAGTCGATGTCGCTTGCATTCATTGGTTAGCCATGGGAGTAACAGCTCAAAGTGTTTATGTGCCATTTTATTTAGGAATTAATCAAACCCCTTTGTTCTATCAAAAAGGAAAGTTACCTTATGATAGTGAATCGGCTTATTGGCTGTATAAATTAGCCGGGATATTAATTGATGGTCATTATCATGAATTTGGCCAATTATTGCGTGACACCCAAAAAAAGATTACTGCTTATTTGGCTAATCAAGTGCAAGAAATAGATAATACTGCTCGTGAATATTCAGCTAGCGATAAACTGGACGATTTTTTGACGCAACGCTCGCTTGCCAACGCTGAATATGCTGCAAATGAGTATCGAAAAATGATAGCAAAAATAATCACTGAGTCCACGGATTTTTCCCCATTAAATTTTCAAACTGATTTAAATTTGTAG
- the dapD gene encoding 2,3,4,5-tetrahydropyridine-2,6-dicarboxylate N-acetyltransferase: MKNKLSAPEIIKFISDAPKKTPVKVYVKGDLENLSWPQGVQTFIEKTTGVVFGDWEDLGPFLKQHANEITDYQIENSSRNSAVPLLDMKAINARIEPGAIIRDQVEIGDQAVIMMGAVINIGAEIGAGAMIDMNAVLGGRAIVGANAHIGAGAVLAGVIEPASAQPVRIGAGALIGANAVVLEGVQVGAGAVVAAGAVVTQDVAAHSVVAGVPAKLIKKIDAKTSAKTKIETDLRKL; this comes from the coding sequence ATGAAAAACAAATTATCAGCACCAGAAATCATCAAATTTATCAGTGATGCTCCTAAAAAAACTCCAGTTAAAGTATATGTGAAAGGTGATTTAGAAAATCTTTCCTGGCCTCAGGGAGTGCAAACTTTTATTGAAAAAACAACTGGAGTGGTTTTTGGTGATTGGGAAGATTTAGGTCCATTTTTAAAACAACATGCTAATGAAATTACGGACTATCAAATCGAAAATAGTAGTCGTAATTCGGCTGTTCCACTTTTAGATATGAAAGCAATTAATGCGCGGATTGAGCCAGGAGCAATTATCCGTGATCAAGTTGAAATAGGTGATCAAGCCGTCATTATGATGGGAGCAGTTATCAATATTGGTGCAGAAATAGGCGCGGGTGCCATGATTGATATGAACGCAGTTTTGGGTGGTCGAGCGATTGTTGGCGCTAATGCTCATATTGGTGCGGGTGCAGTTTTAGCTGGAGTGATTGAACCAGCTTCGGCCCAACCAGTAAGAATAGGTGCGGGTGCTTTAATTGGCGCTAATGCGGTTGTGTTAGAAGGAGTACAGGTGGGTGCTGGGGCAGTCGTTGCTGCCGGCGCAGTCGTTACCCAAGATGTAGCTGCTCATAGCGTAGTTGCGGGCGTTCCGGCTAAATTGATTAAAAAAATCGATGCTAAAACTAGTGCTAAAACCAAAATTGAAACTGATTTGAGAAAGTTGTGA
- a CDS encoding PspC domain-containing protein, with amino-acid sequence MHIPWKRSGTNYVLAGVLGGIAEQLDWNANVLRVLWVLLTISPFPGLIVYLILWLLMEKPDQYVR; translated from the coding sequence ATGCATATTCCTTGGAAACGTTCAGGAACCAATTATGTATTGGCAGGTGTTTTGGGTGGTATTGCAGAGCAATTGGACTGGAATGCGAATGTGTTACGTGTATTATGGGTTTTATTAACAATTTCACCTTTTCCTGGATTAATAGTATATTTAATTTTATGGCTGTTGATGGAAAAACCAGATCAATACGTACGATAA
- a CDS encoding N-acetyldiaminopimelate deacetylase — protein sequence MSILTKQQLLQIRRDLHQIPELALQETQTHDYLIKIIKQFNAQHLEIKTIPQLPTALLVKVHGSHPQKTIGYRADIDGLPVTEQTNLAFSSCHTGQMHACGHDLHMTVALGILNYFSEHQPQDDLIFFFQPAEESENGGKLAYEQGVFQGAWRPDEFYALHVTPDLPSGTIGCRLGTLFAGTTEINIDLQGQDGHAAYPQRANDMIVAASAMIEQIQTIISRSIDPIEGGVVTIGKMEAGTIRNVIAGHAHLEGTIRGLTQTMIERIDQRLQEIGAGIAKSFNADVQVELHQGGYWPVENNPQLTAEFINYMKSNPDIKYQETQPAMTGEDFGYLLAQIPGTMFWLGVQDKAQLHSATFNPQEDAMFAGMQAMIGFLNNHMQTN from the coding sequence ATGAGTATTTTAACCAAACAACAACTACTCCAAATTCGCCGCGATTTACACCAAATACCTGAATTGGCTTTACAAGAAACACAAACTCATGATTATTTAATCAAAATAATTAAACAATTTAATGCGCAACATTTAGAAATAAAAACAATTCCGCAATTGCCTACTGCCTTATTAGTAAAAGTACATGGCTCCCATCCTCAAAAAACTATTGGCTATCGTGCTGATATTGATGGCTTACCTGTAACAGAACAAACTAACTTAGCGTTTTCTTCTTGTCATACTGGACAAATGCATGCATGTGGTCATGATTTGCATATGACTGTAGCTTTAGGCATTTTAAATTATTTCAGTGAACACCAACCACAAGATGATTTAATCTTCTTTTTCCAGCCTGCTGAAGAAAGTGAAAATGGCGGGAAGCTGGCTTATGAACAGGGAGTTTTTCAAGGTGCTTGGCGCCCAGATGAATTTTATGCCCTACATGTAACACCAGATTTGCCATCAGGCACAATTGGCTGTCGTTTAGGAACTTTATTTGCAGGTACTACAGAAATAAATATTGATCTGCAAGGACAAGATGGGCATGCTGCTTACCCTCAAAGAGCTAATGATATGATTGTAGCGGCATCAGCAATGATTGAACAAATACAGACAATTATTTCTCGTAGTATTGACCCAATTGAAGGTGGGGTAGTGACAATCGGGAAAATGGAAGCTGGAACTATTCGGAATGTAATTGCTGGTCACGCTCATTTGGAAGGTACTATTAGAGGATTAACACAAACTATGATTGAAAGAATCGATCAACGTTTGCAAGAAATTGGTGCTGGTATTGCTAAGAGTTTTAATGCTGATGTGCAAGTAGAGCTCCATCAAGGCGGTTATTGGCCTGTTGAAAATAATCCCCAATTAACAGCAGAATTTATTAATTATATGAAAAGTAATCCTGATATTAAGTATCAAGAAACGCAACCAGCTATGACAGGAGAAGATTTTGGATATTTGTTAGCACAAATTCCAGGAACAATGTTTTGGCTGGGCGTTCAAGATAAGGCACAATTGCATTCTGCAACTTTTAATCCTCAAGAAGATGCAATGTTTGCTGGGATGCAAGCGATGATTGGCTTTTTGAATAACCATATGCAAACTAATTAA
- the dapA gene encoding 4-hydroxy-tetrahydrodipicolinate synthase has protein sequence MTNFTNADLMTAIITPFKDDGSIDYPGLEQLTEHLLKTGSRGFVIGGTTGEAATMSHDEKIELYTNFAQIISQRVPVIAGTGSNNTAETVQFTREVSQIPGVDAALVVAPYYNKPNQRGIKAHFAAVAAQSQIPLMIYNIPGRTGITIAKETIVELSQNPQIAGVKQCTSLEDLEYIIENTTDDFMVYTGEDAQALTAKTLGARGVISVAAHIYGKAMRSMYGALAEGDVQTAGTLQRQLLPKMQALFMYPSPSPVKAVLTAQGLASGSCRLPIMDLNESEKEQLALHLGLQEHALSGALPLELGVN, from the coding sequence ATGACAAATTTTACAAATGCTGATTTAATGACAGCAATTATTACGCCTTTTAAAGATGATGGCAGTATTGATTATCCTGGATTAGAACAATTAACTGAGCATTTATTAAAAACGGGCAGTCGCGGATTTGTAATTGGCGGTACAACTGGCGAAGCGGCTACAATGAGTCATGATGAAAAAATTGAATTGTATACGAATTTTGCGCAAATTATCTCACAACGTGTTCCAGTAATTGCTGGTACAGGAAGTAATAATACTGCAGAGACAGTTCAATTTACCCGTGAAGTAAGTCAAATTCCAGGAGTTGATGCAGCATTAGTAGTGGCCCCATATTACAATAAGCCCAACCAGCGTGGTATTAAAGCTCATTTTGCAGCAGTAGCAGCTCAATCGCAAATTCCTTTGATGATTTATAATATTCCAGGAAGAACAGGGATTACGATTGCTAAAGAGACAATTGTGGAATTATCTCAAAACCCACAAATTGCTGGTGTTAAGCAATGTACTTCATTAGAAGACTTAGAATATATCATAGAAAATACCACAGATGATTTTATGGTTTATACTGGAGAAGATGCACAGGCTTTAACGGCTAAAACTTTGGGTGCTCGTGGCGTCATATCCGTAGCTGCACATATTTATGGAAAAGCCATGCGATCAATGTATGGTGCATTGGCCGAAGGCGATGTTCAAACTGCAGGAACATTACAACGGCAATTACTACCTAAAATGCAAGCTTTGTTTATGTATCCTTCCCCATCGCCAGTAAAGGCTGTATTAACAGCACAGGGACTTGCTAGTGGTAGTTGTCGTTTACCAATTATGGATTTAAATGAATCTGAAAAAGAGCAATTAGCTTTGCACTTAGGACTCCAAGAACATGCTTTATCGGGAGCATTACCATTAGAGTTAGGAGTTAATTAA
- a CDS encoding aspartate-semialdehyde dehydrogenase, translated as MKKYVVAILGATGAVGSRLISELEQSNIPVKDVKFLASKRSAGKKLKFNDQEVIVEEATPKSFENVDLVLSSAGGTVSKQLLPEAVKRGAVCVDNTSAFRMDENVPLIIPGVNEQQLNQHKGIIANPNCSTIQMVAALFPIYQRWGLEQIIVSTYQAVSGAGQSAWNEMLQQAQERLDNEELVANILPTAADKKHYPLAFNLLPQIDVFEDDGYTHEEWKMIHETKKILFNDQDSSRIKVTATCVRVPVEIGHGEAVYFTVEDKSAVASEIQSEIEQTPGLVLQDKPQEQIYPQPLLAAGKRDTFVGRVRADNENPGAFHMWVVADNLLRGAASNTVDIAECLVKRDLVRVP; from the coding sequence ATGAAAAAGTATGTTGTGGCTATTTTAGGTGCAACTGGTGCAGTTGGCAGTCGGTTAATTAGTGAATTAGAGCAATCAAACATTCCTGTAAAAGATGTAAAATTTTTAGCATCAAAACGTTCTGCAGGGAAAAAGTTGAAATTCAATGATCAAGAAGTAATAGTGGAAGAAGCTACTCCAAAATCATTTGAAAATGTGGATTTGGTTTTATCTTCCGCAGGAGGCACAGTTTCCAAACAATTATTGCCTGAGGCAGTGAAGCGTGGTGCAGTTTGTGTCGATAATACTAGTGCCTTTCGAATGGATGAAAATGTTCCTTTAATTATTCCAGGAGTGAATGAGCAACAATTAAACCAGCATAAAGGAATTATTGCTAATCCTAATTGTTCTACTATTCAAATGGTAGCTGCCTTATTCCCCATTTATCAACGTTGGGGATTAGAACAGATTATTGTTTCGACTTATCAAGCTGTTTCCGGCGCTGGTCAATCAGCCTGGAATGAAATGTTACAACAAGCGCAAGAACGTTTGGATAATGAAGAATTAGTAGCTAATATTTTGCCAACAGCAGCTGATAAAAAGCATTATCCATTAGCTTTCAATTTATTACCACAAATTGATGTTTTTGAAGATGATGGATATACCCATGAAGAATGGAAAATGATTCATGAAACTAAAAAGATTTTATTTAATGATCAAGATTCTTCACGGATTAAAGTAACTGCAACTTGTGTTCGTGTGCCAGTAGAAATTGGCCATGGTGAAGCAGTTTATTTCACTGTGGAAGATAAAAGTGCCGTAGCATCAGAAATACAATCAGAAATTGAACAAACCCCCGGCTTAGTGTTACAAGATAAGCCACAAGAACAGATTTATCCGCAACCATTATTAGCTGCTGGAAAGAGAGATACCTTTGTAGGGCGTGTCCGTGCAGATAATGAAAATCCTGGAGCTTTCCATATGTGGGTTGTAGCTGATAATTTATTAAGAGGTGCTGCTAGTAATACTGTTGATATTGCTGAATGTCTGGTAAAAAGAGATCTTGTACGCGTGCCTTAA